A single genomic interval of Carassius gibelio isolate Cgi1373 ecotype wild population from Czech Republic chromosome A22, carGib1.2-hapl.c, whole genome shotgun sequence harbors:
- the camsap2a gene encoding calmodulin-regulated spectrin-associated protein 2a isoform X7, translating into MMGDLTHSRDPRNTFIVPAIKSSDHYDFNRAKIRASLTWLVAKAFGTDSVPGDLNEPFYRDQYEQEHLKPPVVSLLLSAELYCRAGSLILKSDAVKPLLGHDAVIQALAQKGLYVTDQERLVTERDLQKKPIQMSAHLAMIDTLMMAYTAETVSVEKVMACMQQYSTDYTDGDVPYDTEDAVTSWMNKVNEYLKEIIMQEQRRTEAQNAEPVENPKSPTKWYMKLVPARYRKEQVLPKMMPWIPPVDNLLKDSTDGCALAALLHFYCPTIILLEDVCLKETMSLADSLYNLQLVQDFCKEHLNHCCHFSLEDMLYAHSSIKNNYLVFMAELFWWFEVVKPPFIQPQVLDTEAPAPSLKNLPSVPISKVTKRSFMEQPPSPDRPSLPLRPQPQTPGSGEIKRSTSMSFVESFMGTWPKEKSAAQGVFFEIPFDKESTNQTPTGRGMTRSVSTEGFGSKIPHGTKGIKRNLSFQPVNGKNMGIEEEVCPDSLSGNHNSHLNGSGPPSIEEALEIIHNSEKKSQSPRAHAPSEGFFLHLQNKSDLNPEAKDAELDSVSESSKGIASTSTTEVDTGIHVRTEDIQETLDEDSSLRDCTVSMELDTDQDFEARASHSQGSTSPCPSTLSSKSPAGSTPGIKMTSFAEQKLRKLNPNMEAKGAASQSTTPDGLDLGIPHSVSWAPSPEVSPAHQPSKDPAHAMAAEMVQLRMRLEEKRRAIEAQKKKVEAAFTRHRQKMGRSAFLTVVKRKGVDGTSPSQEDTPSSEGSKTPAETPQPVKSPVKSAGEDGTSEADLMEYTRSIEKLNASLSFLQNEMQRLAQQQEVIMQMREQQAWVVSPPQPSPQKQVRDLRGSGARSSGSPSPADSPRATHRSPTNLKRKSASFHSKTPRTPRPSELKVTPFNRVLTVPQSVDSIPRLRRFSPSQSMYCSFSYLGNEKKPPSGVEATDKGIEQGLESLSIECSSGTITSPSNETQQAVTEDVDSSAKEPEERVEESKKENEAKEEREQLKKPANEIKPAVESSVSEVLTQIVMETVIVTPTEPADIAHQTNKNLIEVPLSVLKPLDGQTLQDEGEKETSGENLDDEQKMCRGFFFKDDMKEEDSMAMKRAAILEKRLRRERESQQRKQQLEAELEQKKEEARLKAEEDRMKKEEDKARREFIKQEYLRRKQLKLMEDMDTLVKPRPMGAKQRKPRPKSIHRDVMESPRTPVRATAVSSLSLASLGDNDSVNSDKKTQSRPDSADGCLSPTRSSSRNEEKDWENGSTTSSLTSNTEYTGPKLYKEPSAKSNKHIIQNALAHCCLAGKVNEGQKNKILEEMEKSGANNFLLLFRDSGCQFRSVFTYCPDTEEINKLAGIGPKTISRKMIDGLYKYNSDRKQFSQIPAKTMSASVDAITIHSHLWHTKKPGTPKKVVALKS; encoded by the exons ATGATGGGAGATCTGACCCACTCCAGAGATCCCAGAAACACTTTCATTGTCCCTGCCATCAAGTCTTCTGATCATTATGATTTTAATAGAGCTAAAATCAGAGCCAGCCTCACATGGCTGGTGGCCAAAGCCTTCGGTACAG ACAGTGTTCCAGGAGACCTGAATGAGCCTTTCTACAGGGACCAGTATGAGCAGGAGCACCTGAAGCCTCCGGTGGTGAGCCTGCTGCTGTCAGCTGAGCTGTACTGCCGAGCAGGAAGTCTGATTTTAAAGAGCGATGCTGTCAAACCTCTGCTGGGTCATGACGCCGTCATCCAGGCTCTGGCTCAGAAGGGCCTGTACGTCACTGACCAGGAGAGACTGGTGACCGAGAGAGACCTGCAGAAGAAACCCATCCAGATG AGCGCCCACCTGGCCATGATTGACACGCTAATGATGGCGTATACAGCAGAGACGGTGAGTGTGGAGAAGGTGATGGCCTGCATGCAGCAATACTCCACCGATTACACAGACGGAGACGTGCCCTACGACACAGAGGATGCAGTCACTAGCTGGATGAATAAG GTGAATGAATACTTGAAAGAAATCATAATGCAGGAGCAACGGAGGACGGAGGCGCAGAACGCAGAGCCTGTTGAGAATCCAAAG TCTCCGACCAAGTGGTATATGAAGCTGGTTCCT GCACGTTACAGGAAGGAGCAGGTTCTGCCCAAGATGATGCCGTGGATCCCTCCAGTGGACAACCTCCTGAAGGACAGCACGGATGGCTGTGCCCTCGCCGCCCTCCTGCACTTTTACTGCCCCACCATCATCCTCCTGGAAG ACGTTTGCCTGAAGGAGACCATGTCGCTGGCAGACAGTCTGTACAACCTCCAGCTCGTCCAGGACTTCTGTAAGGAACACTTGAACCATTGCTGCCACTTCAGTCTGGAGGACATGCTCTACGCTCATTCTTCCATCAAA AATAACTATCTTGTGTTTATGGCTGAGCTGTTCTGGTGGTTCGAGGTCGTTAAGCCACCATTCATCCAGCCTCAGGTGTTGGATACTGAAG CACCAGCCCCTTCACTGAAAAATCTGCCATCTGTGCCCATCTCAAAGGTCACTAAGAGAAGTTTCATGGAACAACCACCTAGTCCAGACAGACCAAG TCTGCCACTCCGACCTCAACCACAGACTCCAGGCTCAG GTGAGATCAAGAGATCGACCTCAATGTCATTTGTGGAAAGCTTTATGGGTACTTGGCCCAAAGAGAA GTCTGCTGCTCAGGGAGTGTTCTTTGAAATCCCATTTGATAAAGAGAGCACCAATCAAACACCTACTGGACGGGGGATGACTCGCTCTGTCAGCACTGAAGGTTTTGGTTCCAAGATACCCCACGGCACCAAGGGCATCAAAAGAAACCTGTCCTTTCAGCCGGTTAATGGCAAGAACATGGGCATTGAGGAGGAAGTCTGTCCTGACAGCCTATCAGGAAATCATAATAGCCATCTAAATGGCTCAGGGCCACCTAGCATTGAAGAGGCCCTTGAGATCATCCACAACTCAGAGAAGAAATCTCAGAGCCCCAGGGCCCATGCGCCCAGTGAGGGCTTCTTTCTTCACCTCCAGAATAAAAGTGATTTGAACCCTGAAGCAAAGGATGCCGAGCTAGACTCCGTTTCAGAATCATCCAAAGGGATTGCTAGCACATCCACCACTGAAGTAGACACCGGCATCCATGTGCGGACAGAGGACATCCAAGAGACACTAGATGAGGATTCATCCCTAAGGGATTGTACTGTCAGCATGGAGCTTGACACAGATCAAGACTTTGAAGCAAGAGCTTCCCATAGCCAGGGCTCTACAAGCCCATGTCCCAGCACCCTAAGCAGCAAGTCCCCTGCTGGAAGTACCCCTGGGATTAAGATGACCAGCTTTGCTGAGCAGAAGCTCCGTAAACTGAATCCAAACATGGAGGCTAAAGGTGCTGCTTCCCAAAGTACAACACCAGACGGATTAGATCTCGGTATTCCTCACTCTGTCTCCTGGGCTCCTTCACCTGAGGTGAGCCCTGCACATCAGCCATCCAAAGACCCGGCCCATGCCATGGCTGCGGAAATGGTGCAGCTGCGTATGAGACTTGAGGAGAAGCGTCGAGCTATTGAGGCTCAGAAGAAGAAAGTAGAGGCGGCTTTTACCCGACACCGCCAGAAGATGGGACGCAGTGCCTTCCTCACAGTTGTCAAGAGGAAAGGAGTAGATGGCACCTCACCTTCTCAGGAGGACACTCCTAGCTCGGAGGGAAGCAAGACACCAGCGGAGACACCTCAGCCAGTCAAGTCTCCGGTGAAGTCTGCGGGTGAGGACGGGACATCCGAGGCAGATCTGATGGAATACACACGTTCCATTGAGAAGCTCAATGCTTCCCTAAGCTTCTTGCAGAACGAGATGCAGCGGCTGGCCCAGCAGCAGGAGGTAATCATGCAGATGCGGGAGCAACAGGCTTGGGTTGTGTCGCCACCTCAACCTTCTCCACAAAAGCAGGTGCGAGATCTCCGAGGGAGTGGGGCGCGCTCTTCTGGGTCTCCCTCACCTGCGGATTCTCCTAGAGCTACGCACCGTTCCCCTACAAACCTTAAGAGGAAGTCTGCTTCTTTCCATTCAAAGACACCAAGGACACCCAGACCCAGTGAGCTAAAGGTCACTCCCTTCAACCGAGTCCTGACCGTTCCACAGTCGGTGGACAGCATACCACGCTTAAGAAGGTTCTCCCCATCTCAGTCCATGTACTGCTCATTTTCTTATTTGGGAAATGAGAAGAAACCACCATCAGGAGTTGAAGCCACAGACAAAGGCATAGAACAAGGCCTTGAGTCTTTATCGATTGAATGTTCTTCTGGTACCATTACCTCCCCATCCAATGAAACCCAGCAGGCTGTAACTGAAGATGTTGACTCATCAGCCAAGGAGCCAGAAGAAAGGGTAGAGGAGAGCAAGAAGGAGAACGAGGCAAAAGAAGAAAGGGAACAGCTGAAGAAGCCAGCAAATGAGATAAAGCCGGCAGTGGAATCTAGTGTGTCGGAAGTTTTGACGCAGATTGTAATGGAGACCGTCATTGTCACTCCCACCGAGCCAGCTGATATTGCCCATCAGACCAACAAAAATTTGATTGAGGTTCCATTGTCTGTTCTCAAGCCCCTGGATGGACAGACATTACAAGATGAAGGCGAGAAGGAGACCTCAGGGGAAAATCTGGACGATGAGCAGAAAATGTGCCGTGGATTCTTCTTTAAG GATGATATGAAGGAAGAGGACAGCATGGCCATGAAACGAGCAGCAATTCTGGAGAAAAGGCTGAGAAGGGAACGGGAGAGCCAGCAAAGGAAACAACAGCTAGAGGCGGAGCTTGAGCAAAAGAAAGAAGAGGCCAG ATTGAAAGCAGAGGAAGACCGCATGAAGAAGGAAGAAGACAAAGCCCGGCGGGAGTTTATCAAACAAGAATACCTGAGGAGAAAACAGCTGAAGCTTATGGAGGACATGGACACGCTGGTCAAACCACGGCCTATGGGGGCCAAACAGAGAAAACCACGGCCCAAGTCCATCCACAGAGATGTGATGGAGTCCCCCAGGACTCCTGTCAGGGCCACGGCAG TTTCCAGCCTGTCTCTGGCGTCTCTTGGAGATAATGACAGTGTCAACTCGGATAAGAAAACACAAAG TAGGCCTGACTCAGCAGACGGTTGCCTGTCGCCCACTCGCTCCAGCAGCCGTAATGAAGAGAAAGACTGGGAGAATGGTTCCACCACATCCTCACTTACGTCCAATACCGAATACACAg GTCCTAAATTATATAAGGAACCCAGTGCAAAGTCAAATAAGCATATCATTCAGAATGCTTTGGCACATTGCTGTTTGGCTGGCAAAGTCAATGAGGGACAGAAAAACAAGATTTTGGAA GAAATGGAGAAATCAGGGGCCAACAACTTCCTGCTCCTGTTCCGGGATTCCGGCTGCCAGTTCCGCTCTGTCTTCACATACTGCCCCGACACAGAGGAAATCAACAAGTTGGCCGGCATCGGTCCTAAAACCATCTCGCGCAAGATGATTGACGGCCTCTACAAGTACAACTCAGACAGGAAGCAGTTCAGCCAAATACCAGCCAAGACCATGTCGGCCAGCGTCGATGCCATCACGATCCACAGCCACCTGTGGCACACCAAAAAACCAGGAACGCCGAAGAAAGTAGTGGCCCTGAAGTCCTAG
- the camsap2a gene encoding calmodulin-regulated spectrin-associated protein 2a isoform X8, with product MMGDLTHSRDPRNTFIVPAIKSSDHYDFNRAKIRASLTWLVAKAFGTDSVPGDLNEPFYRDQYEQEHLKPPVVSLLLSAELYCRAGSLILKSDAVKPLLGHDAVIQALAQKGLYVTDQERLVTERDLQKKPIQMSAHLAMIDTLMMAYTAETVSVEKVMACMQQYSTDYTDGDVPYDTEDAVTSWMNKVNEYLKEIIMQEQRRTEAQNAEPVENPKSPTKWYMKLVPARYRKEQVLPKMMPWIPPVDNLLKDSTDGCALAALLHFYCPTIILLEDVCLKETMSLADSLYNLQLVQDFCKEHLNHCCHFSLEDMLYAHSSIKNNYLVFMAELFWWFEVVKPPFIQPQVLDTEAPAPSLKNLPSVPISKVTKRSFMEQPPSPDRPSLPLRPQPQTPGSGEIKRSTSMSFVESFMGTWPKEKSAAQGVFFEIPFDKESTNQTPTGRGMTRSVSTEGFGSKIPHGTKGIKRNLSFQPVNGKNMGIEEEVCPDSLSGNHNSHLNGSGPPSIEEALEIIHNSEKKSQSPRAHAPSEGFFLHLQNKSDLNPEAKDAELDSVSESSKGIASTSTTEVDTGIHVRTEDIQETLDEDSSLRDCTVSMELDTDQDFEARASHSQGSTSPCPSTLSSKSPAGSTPGIKMTSFAEQKLRKLNPNMEAKGAASQSTTPDGLDLGIPHSVSWAPSPEVSPAHQPSKDPAHAMAAEMVQLRMRLEEKRRAIEAQKKKVEAAFTRHRQKMGRSAFLTVVKRKGVDGTSPSQEDTPSSEGSKTPAETPQPVKSPVKSAGEDGTSEADLMEYTRSIEKLNASLSFLQNEMQRLAQQQEVIMQMREQQAWVVSPPQPSPQKQVRDLRGSGARSSGSPSPADSPRATHRSPTNLKRKSASFHSKTPRTPRPSELKVTPFNRVLTVPQSVDSIPRLRRFSPSQSMYCSFSYLGNEKKPPSGVEATDKGIEQGLESLSIECSSGTITSPSNETQQAVTEDVDSSAKEPEERVEESKKENEAKEEREQLKKPANEIKPAVESSVSEVLTQIVMETVIVTPTEPADIAHQTNKNLIEVPLSVLKPLDGQTLQDEGEKETSGENLDDEQKMCRGFFFKDDMKEEDSMAMKRAAILEKRLRRERESQQRKQQLEAELEQKKEEARLKAEEDRMKKEEDKARREFIKQEYLRRKQLKLMEDMDTLVKPRPMGAKQRKPRPKSIHRDVMESPRTPVRATAVSSLSLASLGDNDSVNSDKKTQRPDSADGCLSPTRSSSRNEEKDWENGSTTSSLTSNTEYTGPKLYKEPSAKSNKHIIQNALAHCCLAGKVNEGQKNKILEEMEKSGANNFLLLFRDSGCQFRSVFTYCPDTEEINKLAGIGPKTISRKMIDGLYKYNSDRKQFSQIPAKTMSASVDAITIHSHLWHTKKPGTPKKVVALKS from the exons ATGATGGGAGATCTGACCCACTCCAGAGATCCCAGAAACACTTTCATTGTCCCTGCCATCAAGTCTTCTGATCATTATGATTTTAATAGAGCTAAAATCAGAGCCAGCCTCACATGGCTGGTGGCCAAAGCCTTCGGTACAG ACAGTGTTCCAGGAGACCTGAATGAGCCTTTCTACAGGGACCAGTATGAGCAGGAGCACCTGAAGCCTCCGGTGGTGAGCCTGCTGCTGTCAGCTGAGCTGTACTGCCGAGCAGGAAGTCTGATTTTAAAGAGCGATGCTGTCAAACCTCTGCTGGGTCATGACGCCGTCATCCAGGCTCTGGCTCAGAAGGGCCTGTACGTCACTGACCAGGAGAGACTGGTGACCGAGAGAGACCTGCAGAAGAAACCCATCCAGATG AGCGCCCACCTGGCCATGATTGACACGCTAATGATGGCGTATACAGCAGAGACGGTGAGTGTGGAGAAGGTGATGGCCTGCATGCAGCAATACTCCACCGATTACACAGACGGAGACGTGCCCTACGACACAGAGGATGCAGTCACTAGCTGGATGAATAAG GTGAATGAATACTTGAAAGAAATCATAATGCAGGAGCAACGGAGGACGGAGGCGCAGAACGCAGAGCCTGTTGAGAATCCAAAG TCTCCGACCAAGTGGTATATGAAGCTGGTTCCT GCACGTTACAGGAAGGAGCAGGTTCTGCCCAAGATGATGCCGTGGATCCCTCCAGTGGACAACCTCCTGAAGGACAGCACGGATGGCTGTGCCCTCGCCGCCCTCCTGCACTTTTACTGCCCCACCATCATCCTCCTGGAAG ACGTTTGCCTGAAGGAGACCATGTCGCTGGCAGACAGTCTGTACAACCTCCAGCTCGTCCAGGACTTCTGTAAGGAACACTTGAACCATTGCTGCCACTTCAGTCTGGAGGACATGCTCTACGCTCATTCTTCCATCAAA AATAACTATCTTGTGTTTATGGCTGAGCTGTTCTGGTGGTTCGAGGTCGTTAAGCCACCATTCATCCAGCCTCAGGTGTTGGATACTGAAG CACCAGCCCCTTCACTGAAAAATCTGCCATCTGTGCCCATCTCAAAGGTCACTAAGAGAAGTTTCATGGAACAACCACCTAGTCCAGACAGACCAAG TCTGCCACTCCGACCTCAACCACAGACTCCAGGCTCAG GTGAGATCAAGAGATCGACCTCAATGTCATTTGTGGAAAGCTTTATGGGTACTTGGCCCAAAGAGAA GTCTGCTGCTCAGGGAGTGTTCTTTGAAATCCCATTTGATAAAGAGAGCACCAATCAAACACCTACTGGACGGGGGATGACTCGCTCTGTCAGCACTGAAGGTTTTGGTTCCAAGATACCCCACGGCACCAAGGGCATCAAAAGAAACCTGTCCTTTCAGCCGGTTAATGGCAAGAACATGGGCATTGAGGAGGAAGTCTGTCCTGACAGCCTATCAGGAAATCATAATAGCCATCTAAATGGCTCAGGGCCACCTAGCATTGAAGAGGCCCTTGAGATCATCCACAACTCAGAGAAGAAATCTCAGAGCCCCAGGGCCCATGCGCCCAGTGAGGGCTTCTTTCTTCACCTCCAGAATAAAAGTGATTTGAACCCTGAAGCAAAGGATGCCGAGCTAGACTCCGTTTCAGAATCATCCAAAGGGATTGCTAGCACATCCACCACTGAAGTAGACACCGGCATCCATGTGCGGACAGAGGACATCCAAGAGACACTAGATGAGGATTCATCCCTAAGGGATTGTACTGTCAGCATGGAGCTTGACACAGATCAAGACTTTGAAGCAAGAGCTTCCCATAGCCAGGGCTCTACAAGCCCATGTCCCAGCACCCTAAGCAGCAAGTCCCCTGCTGGAAGTACCCCTGGGATTAAGATGACCAGCTTTGCTGAGCAGAAGCTCCGTAAACTGAATCCAAACATGGAGGCTAAAGGTGCTGCTTCCCAAAGTACAACACCAGACGGATTAGATCTCGGTATTCCTCACTCTGTCTCCTGGGCTCCTTCACCTGAGGTGAGCCCTGCACATCAGCCATCCAAAGACCCGGCCCATGCCATGGCTGCGGAAATGGTGCAGCTGCGTATGAGACTTGAGGAGAAGCGTCGAGCTATTGAGGCTCAGAAGAAGAAAGTAGAGGCGGCTTTTACCCGACACCGCCAGAAGATGGGACGCAGTGCCTTCCTCACAGTTGTCAAGAGGAAAGGAGTAGATGGCACCTCACCTTCTCAGGAGGACACTCCTAGCTCGGAGGGAAGCAAGACACCAGCGGAGACACCTCAGCCAGTCAAGTCTCCGGTGAAGTCTGCGGGTGAGGACGGGACATCCGAGGCAGATCTGATGGAATACACACGTTCCATTGAGAAGCTCAATGCTTCCCTAAGCTTCTTGCAGAACGAGATGCAGCGGCTGGCCCAGCAGCAGGAGGTAATCATGCAGATGCGGGAGCAACAGGCTTGGGTTGTGTCGCCACCTCAACCTTCTCCACAAAAGCAGGTGCGAGATCTCCGAGGGAGTGGGGCGCGCTCTTCTGGGTCTCCCTCACCTGCGGATTCTCCTAGAGCTACGCACCGTTCCCCTACAAACCTTAAGAGGAAGTCTGCTTCTTTCCATTCAAAGACACCAAGGACACCCAGACCCAGTGAGCTAAAGGTCACTCCCTTCAACCGAGTCCTGACCGTTCCACAGTCGGTGGACAGCATACCACGCTTAAGAAGGTTCTCCCCATCTCAGTCCATGTACTGCTCATTTTCTTATTTGGGAAATGAGAAGAAACCACCATCAGGAGTTGAAGCCACAGACAAAGGCATAGAACAAGGCCTTGAGTCTTTATCGATTGAATGTTCTTCTGGTACCATTACCTCCCCATCCAATGAAACCCAGCAGGCTGTAACTGAAGATGTTGACTCATCAGCCAAGGAGCCAGAAGAAAGGGTAGAGGAGAGCAAGAAGGAGAACGAGGCAAAAGAAGAAAGGGAACAGCTGAAGAAGCCAGCAAATGAGATAAAGCCGGCAGTGGAATCTAGTGTGTCGGAAGTTTTGACGCAGATTGTAATGGAGACCGTCATTGTCACTCCCACCGAGCCAGCTGATATTGCCCATCAGACCAACAAAAATTTGATTGAGGTTCCATTGTCTGTTCTCAAGCCCCTGGATGGACAGACATTACAAGATGAAGGCGAGAAGGAGACCTCAGGGGAAAATCTGGACGATGAGCAGAAAATGTGCCGTGGATTCTTCTTTAAG GATGATATGAAGGAAGAGGACAGCATGGCCATGAAACGAGCAGCAATTCTGGAGAAAAGGCTGAGAAGGGAACGGGAGAGCCAGCAAAGGAAACAACAGCTAGAGGCGGAGCTTGAGCAAAAGAAAGAAGAGGCCAG ATTGAAAGCAGAGGAAGACCGCATGAAGAAGGAAGAAGACAAAGCCCGGCGGGAGTTTATCAAACAAGAATACCTGAGGAGAAAACAGCTGAAGCTTATGGAGGACATGGACACGCTGGTCAAACCACGGCCTATGGGGGCCAAACAGAGAAAACCACGGCCCAAGTCCATCCACAGAGATGTGATGGAGTCCCCCAGGACTCCTGTCAGGGCCACGGCAG TTTCCAGCCTGTCTCTGGCGTCTCTTGGAGATAATGACAGTGTCAACTCGGATAAGAAAACACAAAG GCCTGACTCAGCAGACGGTTGCCTGTCGCCCACTCGCTCCAGCAGCCGTAATGAAGAGAAAGACTGGGAGAATGGTTCCACCACATCCTCACTTACGTCCAATACCGAATACACAg GTCCTAAATTATATAAGGAACCCAGTGCAAAGTCAAATAAGCATATCATTCAGAATGCTTTGGCACATTGCTGTTTGGCTGGCAAAGTCAATGAGGGACAGAAAAACAAGATTTTGGAA GAAATGGAGAAATCAGGGGCCAACAACTTCCTGCTCCTGTTCCGGGATTCCGGCTGCCAGTTCCGCTCTGTCTTCACATACTGCCCCGACACAGAGGAAATCAACAAGTTGGCCGGCATCGGTCCTAAAACCATCTCGCGCAAGATGATTGACGGCCTCTACAAGTACAACTCAGACAGGAAGCAGTTCAGCCAAATACCAGCCAAGACCATGTCGGCCAGCGTCGATGCCATCACGATCCACAGCCACCTGTGGCACACCAAAAAACCAGGAACGCCGAAGAAAGTAGTGGCCCTGAAGTCCTAG